One segment of Rhodopirellula baltica SH 1 DNA contains the following:
- a CDS encoding DUF4159 domain-containing protein — protein sequence MAVEIAMPQNAPCHADAPSPEQRLKGVLDLSPNEIGGEVTTAFTVGDKTQTRQQSTPLTFSHKPFGHRRWILAALIVLMGGAAFAQRGYWGRRNRSLPTDRNGVPTWEVDPRFPQDSFTFARIEYDSYGGRGRGGGGCWTDYPDSDLNFSLRLQQLTSLKVNPDPVVIRLTDDELFDYPFIYIIEPGGLVFSEEEVKALRKYCLNGGFLMVDDFWGDSQYENMRSELKRVFPDRDPFEVPLEHEIFHIVYDLKEKPQVPAINSARRRADGSVGSWEWSRDGSDTSVPHYRAITDDEDRIMVFICHNTDLGDGWEREGEDQWYFDEFSVKKAYPMGINIVTYAMTH from the coding sequence ATGGCGGTCGAAATCGCTATGCCACAGAACGCCCCATGTCACGCGGACGCCCCCTCACCCGAGCAACGCCTGAAGGGCGTGCTCGACCTCTCCCCCAATGAAATTGGGGGAGAGGTGACAACTGCGTTCACGGTCGGTGACAAGACGCAAACTCGCCAGCAATCCACCCCTCTAACCTTCTCTCACAAACCATTCGGCCACCGTCGTTGGATTTTGGCCGCGTTGATTGTCTTGATGGGCGGGGCCGCGTTTGCTCAACGAGGTTACTGGGGACGTCGCAACCGATCGCTTCCCACCGACCGCAACGGTGTCCCAACATGGGAAGTCGATCCACGATTCCCACAAGACAGCTTCACGTTCGCTCGAATCGAATACGATTCCTACGGCGGTCGAGGACGAGGTGGCGGAGGCTGCTGGACCGACTATCCCGACAGCGATCTCAACTTCTCACTTCGTTTGCAGCAACTGACGTCACTGAAGGTCAATCCTGATCCGGTGGTCATTCGCCTGACCGATGATGAATTGTTCGACTACCCATTCATCTACATCATCGAACCCGGGGGCCTCGTCTTTTCAGAAGAAGAGGTGAAAGCACTCCGCAAGTATTGCCTCAACGGCGGCTTCCTAATGGTGGATGATTTCTGGGGCGACTCCCAGTACGAAAACATGCGGAGCGAACTCAAACGCGTGTTCCCCGATCGCGATCCATTCGAGGTTCCTTTGGAACACGAGATCTTTCACATCGTCTACGACCTCAAAGAAAAACCTCAGGTCCCCGCGATCAACTCCGCCAGACGCCGCGCCGACGGCAGTGTCGGTTCGTGGGAATGGTCGCGTGACGGAAGCGACACCAGTGTTCCTCACTACCGAGCCATCACCGATGACGAAGACCGCATCATGGTTTTCATTTGCCACAACACCGACCTGGGCGATGGCTGGGAACGAGAAGGCGAAGACCAATGGTACTTCGATGAGTTCTCCGTCAAGAAAGCTTATCCGATGGGAATCAACATCGTGACTTATGCGATGACCCACTGA
- a CDS encoding AAA family ATPase, translating into MTHEDEAQVVEQIRDGRERIVQELSKVIIGQEEVIEQLLICLFAGGHCLITGAPGLAKTLLVSSVAKIFHLNFQRIQFTPDLMPADITGTEILEQSADGHRQLQFVKGPIFANVILADEINRTPPKTQAALLEAMQEHQVTAGGQRFELEEPFFVLATQNPIEMEGTYPLPEAQLDRFLFNVLIDYLPPKDELAVVLQTTSTKPEPIQPIFTGEDVARFHAAVRRVPIAESIAAYAVRLVAATRPGRDGTPDFVNQYASWGAGLRAAQTLVLGAKARALLNGHAHVRTEDIQALAHPTLRHRVLLSYRAEAEGFNVENLVTRLLQEIPTEV; encoded by the coding sequence ATGACCCACGAAGACGAAGCCCAAGTGGTGGAGCAAATTCGCGACGGACGAGAACGAATCGTTCAAGAATTGTCTAAGGTCATCATCGGCCAAGAAGAAGTCATCGAGCAGTTGCTGATCTGCTTGTTTGCCGGCGGTCATTGTTTGATCACCGGTGCACCAGGACTGGCAAAAACATTGCTGGTCAGCAGCGTCGCGAAAATCTTTCATTTGAACTTCCAGCGGATTCAGTTCACCCCCGATTTGATGCCGGCGGACATCACCGGAACAGAAATCCTGGAGCAATCCGCCGACGGTCACCGACAACTGCAATTCGTCAAAGGACCAATCTTCGCCAACGTGATCTTGGCCGATGAAATCAACCGGACACCGCCCAAGACGCAAGCCGCGTTGCTCGAAGCGATGCAAGAACACCAGGTCACCGCGGGAGGCCAACGATTTGAACTGGAAGAACCGTTCTTTGTTTTGGCCACGCAAAATCCGATCGAAATGGAAGGCACTTACCCGCTGCCCGAAGCCCAACTCGATCGTTTCCTTTTCAATGTGCTGATCGACTACTTGCCGCCCAAAGACGAACTGGCGGTGGTCCTGCAAACGACATCGACGAAGCCCGAACCGATTCAGCCAATCTTCACCGGTGAAGACGTCGCTCGCTTTCACGCCGCGGTTCGACGCGTTCCGATTGCGGAATCGATCGCCGCATACGCCGTGCGGTTGGTCGCCGCGACTCGGCCGGGACGAGATGGAACGCCGGACTTCGTCAACCAATACGCTTCCTGGGGTGCAGGGCTTCGGGCCGCTCAAACATTGGTGCTCGGTGCCAAGGCGAGAGCTTTGCTCAACGGCCACGCTCATGTCCGAACGGAAGACATCCAGGCTCTCGCGCACCCGACGCTCCGACACCGAGTCTTGCTGAGCTATCGAGCCGAGGCCGAAGGTTTCAACGTTGAGAACCTGGTCACACGACTTCTTCAAGAAATCCCCACGGAAGTCTGA
- a CDS encoding DUF2201 family putative metallopeptidase translates to MSDSAASGKTDSKRDAKARERITRVVESWYLVDPLLFAAWTLHEVVAKPEIATLRVAHGRVEFNPAFVSSLKRDELGEVLRFEAMRILLGHPYARRQPKTELSYSASNLTVQECLRSKLPMPRPREVLGSETHDHQYFEYYYRQLAEREGDQPDPSEDSTPEPDQSDDSKPGEGTSHPEETLGDDSSDAGDSGNDAVAEQRDETGDESSVEEDDGSSAESNEPTPDSPSLEQAADSSVGNDLESYVDPSQTGAENADQWDADDLLHEEIKSAVADAAENGGWGTLPGHAQERLLATLRPPLDYRSILRQFRQSVLSVDRRLTRMRPSRRYGFAQMGSRYDFTTRLLFAVDVSGSMSHRDLQNGFSIINRFFQYGIRSIDVVWFDTQIRCEPLTFRSARRDVSITGRGGTDLGCVTEFIDEHRGYDGVVVFTDGDSPHPKRPANRQTRILWLFNTQAAFRKSASDLKSLGHVAFLKPSRVGSPVHAS, encoded by the coding sequence GTGAGCGACTCAGCGGCTTCTGGGAAAACCGATTCGAAACGAGACGCGAAGGCGCGAGAGCGAATCACTCGTGTCGTTGAGAGTTGGTATCTCGTTGATCCGTTGTTGTTTGCCGCGTGGACGCTGCACGAAGTCGTGGCCAAGCCGGAAATCGCAACGTTGCGAGTGGCTCATGGCCGCGTTGAATTCAATCCCGCGTTTGTTTCGTCGCTCAAGCGAGATGAACTGGGGGAGGTACTGCGGTTTGAAGCGATGCGAATTCTGTTGGGGCATCCCTATGCCAGACGCCAACCGAAGACCGAGTTGTCTTACTCGGCCAGTAATTTGACGGTGCAAGAATGCTTGCGAAGTAAGTTGCCCATGCCCAGACCGCGGGAAGTCTTGGGAAGCGAAACGCACGATCATCAATACTTCGAATATTACTATCGGCAGCTCGCCGAACGGGAAGGTGATCAACCCGATCCCTCGGAAGACTCAACGCCTGAACCGGATCAGTCGGATGATTCGAAACCAGGCGAGGGCACGAGTCATCCAGAAGAAACGCTGGGCGACGACTCAAGTGACGCTGGCGACTCTGGCAACGACGCGGTGGCCGAGCAAAGGGACGAAACCGGTGATGAGTCGTCCGTGGAAGAAGATGACGGCTCTTCAGCGGAGTCGAATGAGCCCACGCCGGATTCACCCTCGCTGGAACAGGCAGCGGACTCGTCGGTGGGCAATGATTTGGAATCGTATGTCGATCCGAGCCAAACGGGTGCTGAAAACGCGGACCAGTGGGATGCCGACGATCTGCTGCATGAGGAGATCAAATCTGCCGTCGCGGACGCGGCGGAGAATGGTGGTTGGGGAACCTTGCCCGGTCACGCTCAAGAACGTTTGTTGGCAACGCTTCGGCCACCACTGGACTACCGGTCGATCTTGCGGCAATTTCGTCAGAGTGTTCTGTCAGTTGATCGTCGGCTGACTCGCATGCGGCCGAGTCGGCGTTACGGGTTCGCTCAGATGGGTAGCCGGTACGACTTCACCACGCGATTGCTTTTCGCGGTGGATGTCTCGGGCTCGATGAGCCACCGTGATTTGCAAAACGGATTCTCGATTATCAATCGGTTTTTTCAGTATGGCATTCGCTCGATCGATGTCGTTTGGTTTGATACGCAAATCCGGTGCGAACCACTGACGTTTCGATCGGCGCGGCGCGACGTCAGCATCACCGGTCGAGGCGGCACTGACTTGGGTTGTGTGACCGAGTTCATCGATGAGCATCGCGGCTATGACGGAGTCGTCGTGTTTACCGATGGCGATTCGCCTCACCCCAAGCGACCAGCCAATCGGCAGACACGGATTCTCTGGTTGTTCAACACGCAGGCCGCTTTCCGGAAGTCCGCTTCGGATTTGAAATCGCTCGGCCACGTCGCTTTCTTAAAGCCTTCGCGAGTTGGCTCGCCGGTTCATGCGAGCTAG
- a CDS encoding RrF2 family transcriptional regulator, whose protein sequence is MLSKTAEYALRAIACMGSQVGKPVPADHLAEQTKVPRRYLTRVLQDLGAAGLVRSRPGPGGGYELCVPTDTLTILDVVNTVAPVERIRKCPLGLKSHTDLCPLHTELDRVYAATEEAFRGVTIDDLVNSTNPILPLCES, encoded by the coding sequence ATGCTTTCCAAAACCGCCGAATACGCTCTTCGCGCCATCGCCTGCATGGGCAGCCAGGTCGGAAAACCAGTCCCGGCGGATCATTTGGCTGAGCAAACCAAGGTGCCTCGGCGGTATCTCACTCGTGTGCTGCAAGACCTCGGTGCCGCAGGGCTGGTCCGCTCACGACCGGGTCCCGGCGGCGGTTACGAACTGTGCGTTCCGACGGATACATTGACGATCCTGGACGTCGTCAACACGGTTGCTCCAGTCGAACGAATTCGAAAATGCCCCCTCGGCCTGAAATCTCACACCGATCTTTGTCCGCTGCACACTGAACTCGATCGAGTCTACGCCGCGACCGAAGAAGCTTTTCGTGGCGTCACGATCGATGACTTGGTCAACTCAACCAATCCCATCCTGCCGCTTTGCGAAAGTTGA
- a CDS encoding AIM24 family protein, translating to MSERRYSLDRFLEKTRDKDLNQGLFELESDRMLDINLNGEVWTKMGSMIAYTGNVKFEREGILSQGLGNLLKKAVSGEGTALTKVSGKGSVFCADSGKKITILELQNEAICVNGNDLLAFEMSLNYNIKMMKKMTAMLAGGLFNIRLEGTGMVAITSHYDPITLPVTPHQPVVTDPNATVLWSGQLEPQLKTDVQFKTIIGRGSGESLQFLFQGHGFVVVQPYEEVVFQNQS from the coding sequence ATGAGTGAAAGACGCTATTCCCTCGACCGCTTCTTGGAGAAAACGCGGGACAAGGACCTCAATCAGGGCCTGTTTGAACTGGAATCGGACCGAATGTTGGACATCAACCTCAACGGCGAGGTGTGGACAAAAATGGGTTCAATGATCGCTTACACGGGCAATGTGAAGTTCGAACGCGAAGGGATTCTGTCGCAAGGATTGGGGAATTTGCTGAAGAAGGCGGTTTCCGGCGAAGGCACGGCGCTGACGAAAGTTAGTGGCAAGGGTTCCGTGTTCTGCGCCGACAGCGGAAAGAAAATCACCATCCTCGAGTTGCAAAACGAAGCGATTTGCGTCAACGGAAACGACCTCCTCGCGTTCGAAATGTCATTGAACTACAACATCAAAATGATGAAGAAGATGACCGCGATGTTGGCCGGTGGGTTGTTCAACATCCGCCTGGAAGGCACGGGCATGGTTGCGATCACCAGTCACTACGATCCGATCACGTTGCCGGTCACACCTCATCAACCTGTCGTGACGGACCCAAATGCAACCGTGCTGTGGTCCGGGCAACTGGAACCTCAACTCAAGACCGATGTGCAGTTCAAAACGATAATTGGTCGCGGTTCGGGGGAATCGTTGCAGTTTCTTTTCCAAGGACATGGCTTTGTGGTTGTTCAACCGTACGAAGAAGTTGTGTTCCAAAACCAAAGTTGA
- a CDS encoding exodeoxyribonuclease III — MKLISWNVNGIRASMDKGFREFVESEQPDVLCLQETKAEPEQVDLSWADELGYHQVWNTATKRGYSGVSTWSRVEPLKVTKGLSIEEHDNEGRVLTTTFDDFHLVNVYTPNSQRGLARLDYRMQWDEAFLDYVKKLNRRKPVLFCGDVNCAHKEIDLANPKANRKNAGFSDQERAGLDAVTEAGFIDSFRQFHDGPGHYSWWTYRSDARARNIGWRLDYFWVAKNFWDRVADARIRCEIHGSDHCPVELTLT, encoded by the coding sequence TTGAAACTGATTTCATGGAACGTCAACGGCATTCGTGCCTCGATGGACAAAGGTTTTCGCGAATTTGTCGAGAGTGAGCAGCCCGATGTGCTGTGTTTGCAAGAGACAAAAGCGGAACCCGAGCAAGTCGATTTGTCTTGGGCGGATGAGCTTGGATACCACCAGGTTTGGAACACGGCGACCAAACGTGGTTATTCGGGTGTTTCAACATGGAGTCGTGTTGAGCCTTTGAAAGTCACCAAGGGTTTGAGCATCGAAGAGCACGACAACGAAGGACGAGTGCTGACGACAACCTTCGATGACTTTCATCTGGTCAACGTCTACACGCCAAACTCACAGCGGGGCTTGGCTCGGTTGGATTATCGAATGCAATGGGACGAAGCATTTTTGGACTACGTCAAAAAGCTGAATCGACGCAAACCGGTTTTGTTCTGCGGCGACGTGAACTGTGCCCACAAGGAAATCGATTTGGCAAACCCAAAGGCCAATCGCAAGAACGCGGGCTTCAGCGATCAGGAACGTGCGGGACTGGATGCGGTCACCGAGGCAGGGTTCATTGACTCGTTTCGACAATTCCACGATGGCCCGGGTCACTATTCATGGTGGACGTATCGAAGTGATGCTCGCGCCCGAAACATTGGGTGGCGTTTGGATTACTTTTGGGTTGCGAAAAATTTTTGGGATCGTGTTGCCGATGCACGGATCCGCTGCGAAATTCACGGTTCGGACCACTGCCCCGTTGAGTTGACGCTGACGTGA
- the csrA gene encoding carbon storage regulator CsrA, protein MLVLSRKKNESIVINNDIKIVVVEIRGDKVRLGVEAPREVPVHRREVYDAIQRNNEAFDANAPADSNDVS, encoded by the coding sequence ATGTTGGTACTCTCGCGAAAGAAAAACGAAAGCATTGTCATCAACAACGATATCAAAATCGTTGTGGTGGAAATCCGTGGAGACAAGGTCCGCCTCGGCGTGGAAGCTCCTCGCGAAGTGCCAGTTCATCGTCGTGAGGTCTACGACGCGATCCAGCGGAATAACGAAGCGTTCGATGCGAACGCACCAGCGGATTCGAACGACGTTTCGTAG
- a CDS encoding tetratricopeptide repeat protein, with protein MRPVLVNASRFLVDNQYDDQLLEVIDLGHRSRTLHGQFGQTMTTTANCLLVVCVLLVSLLTPAPVFAASYDDAVQQFCNGQYDAAATTAASEVERGVWSERWPRLLIQCQLTQGDYADALQTYREALQRYPTSIALRYMGLDVLRFNGLHDEVGTAEADLFAQMQRAFAGYITRDNLIAAGRFLTGRGEDARKVLEMFYDRVRDRDPDYLDAYLATAELAIRKGDFQVAANTLQQALKLEEETPDLHHLLAKAMESSDGQAAAEQIAIALRINPQHLPSLQWLAERAIDRERYDEAKDVANQMLQINPHEPSAWALMAVISHLRGEYDVEKLMRAAALSTWEQNPNVDHLIGRKLSEKYRFAEGAAYQNLALDADPLHLAASFQLAQDMLRLGEEEIGWEIAGEVAKSDPYNVVAYNLMTLRDRTAKFTVLKQDGIQVRMDATEAKLYGDAVMELLLDAKQVLCEKYDEMPDKPILVEIFPHQNDFAIRTFGLPGGAGYLGVCFGRVITANSPASQGERPSNWKSVLWHEFCHVVTLEKTNNRMPRWLSEGISVYEERQRNPSWGEKMSPQYRSMLLSDDLTPVSDLSAAFLSPPSAIALQFAYYESSLVIEFLIEQHGHDALLAVLDDLSAGIPINDALTRHTGSLRRLDAQFDEYAKKRANQFGALVDWSRDTLPESGDLATWKGWTRANPTNYWGLRELAKSAIEGEQWEQALIPLSRMQQLGVLTGERGGPLEWLARAHRELGQDRQEIRAIQDNLSQSSDALPALRRWINIGQSEEQWENVLDASQQALAIQPLLPEFHLASAVAAEKLDRHELAVEALSALLALDPVDPAALHFRLANAYDEQNESFPAKHHALMALELAPRYRDAHRLLWKLHHAVSEENPADAEQNDAENVSAVEEEEAL; from the coding sequence ATGAGACCTGTCCTAGTGAATGCATCTCGCTTCCTTGTTGACAACCAATACGACGATCAGCTTCTCGAAGTGATCGACCTGGGCCATCGTTCTCGTACGCTGCATGGTCAATTCGGCCAAACCATGACTACGACGGCTAATTGTCTGCTCGTCGTTTGCGTTTTGCTTGTCTCGTTGCTCACGCCCGCCCCCGTTTTCGCGGCCAGCTACGACGACGCGGTGCAGCAATTTTGCAACGGCCAGTACGACGCCGCGGCAACGACCGCCGCTTCGGAAGTCGAGCGAGGTGTTTGGAGCGAACGTTGGCCGCGGTTGCTGATACAGTGCCAACTGACTCAGGGTGACTACGCTGATGCTCTGCAAACTTATCGCGAAGCCCTGCAGCGATATCCAACCAGCATCGCACTGCGTTACATGGGTCTGGATGTATTGCGATTCAACGGCTTGCATGATGAAGTCGGCACGGCAGAAGCAGACTTGTTCGCACAAATGCAGCGTGCCTTCGCGGGATACATCACTCGCGACAACCTGATCGCCGCAGGCCGCTTTCTGACTGGTCGTGGCGAAGATGCTCGCAAGGTATTGGAAATGTTCTATGACCGGGTGCGTGATCGCGACCCGGATTACCTCGATGCCTATTTGGCCACAGCCGAACTGGCGATTCGAAAAGGTGATTTCCAAGTCGCCGCGAACACGCTTCAACAAGCCTTGAAACTGGAGGAAGAAACTCCCGACCTGCATCACTTGTTGGCCAAGGCGATGGAATCCAGCGATGGGCAGGCTGCCGCCGAGCAAATCGCAATCGCACTTCGTATCAACCCACAACATCTGCCTTCGCTGCAATGGTTAGCGGAACGTGCAATTGATCGCGAGCGATATGATGAAGCCAAAGACGTCGCGAACCAAATGCTTCAGATCAATCCGCATGAACCGTCGGCATGGGCTTTGATGGCGGTCATCTCGCACTTGAGAGGCGAATACGATGTTGAAAAACTAATGCGTGCGGCGGCCTTGTCGACATGGGAACAAAACCCAAACGTCGATCATCTGATTGGTCGCAAACTTTCTGAGAAGTATCGCTTCGCCGAAGGTGCTGCGTATCAAAACCTGGCACTCGATGCTGATCCTCTGCACTTGGCCGCCAGCTTCCAACTCGCGCAAGACATGCTGCGATTGGGCGAGGAAGAGATCGGTTGGGAAATCGCGGGGGAGGTGGCCAAGTCAGATCCATACAATGTGGTTGCCTACAACCTGATGACGCTTCGTGATCGAACCGCGAAGTTCACCGTTTTGAAACAAGACGGGATTCAAGTCCGCATGGACGCAACCGAAGCCAAACTCTATGGCGATGCGGTGATGGAGTTGCTTTTGGATGCCAAGCAAGTCTTGTGCGAGAAGTACGACGAGATGCCGGACAAACCGATCTTGGTCGAGATCTTCCCACACCAAAACGACTTTGCCATTCGCACGTTTGGTCTGCCGGGTGGGGCAGGGTATTTGGGCGTTTGCTTCGGCCGAGTCATCACGGCGAACAGCCCCGCGTCTCAAGGCGAACGCCCATCAAACTGGAAAAGCGTTTTATGGCATGAGTTCTGTCATGTGGTCACGCTGGAGAAAACCAACAACCGAATGCCGCGCTGGCTCAGCGAAGGCATCTCGGTTTACGAAGAACGCCAACGCAATCCTTCGTGGGGCGAGAAGATGTCGCCTCAATACCGATCGATGCTGCTCTCGGACGATCTGACTCCGGTCAGCGACCTGAGTGCGGCGTTCCTTTCACCACCATCCGCGATCGCGTTGCAATTTGCTTACTACGAATCGTCATTGGTAATCGAGTTCCTGATCGAACAACATGGTCATGATGCTTTGCTGGCAGTGCTCGATGACTTGTCCGCGGGCATTCCGATCAACGATGCCTTAACCCGGCATACCGGATCACTGCGACGATTGGACGCTCAGTTTGATGAATACGCAAAAAAACGAGCCAACCAGTTTGGGGCTCTGGTCGATTGGTCGCGTGACACGCTGCCCGAAAGCGGTGACCTGGCGACCTGGAAAGGTTGGACCCGAGCGAACCCGACCAACTACTGGGGTTTGCGAGAGTTAGCCAAAAGTGCCATCGAAGGTGAACAGTGGGAGCAGGCGCTTATCCCGCTTTCTCGAATGCAGCAATTGGGCGTGCTCACCGGCGAACGCGGCGGTCCGCTGGAATGGCTGGCTCGAGCCCATCGCGAATTGGGACAAGACCGGCAAGAAATCCGAGCAATTCAAGACAATTTGTCGCAATCTAGCGATGCTTTGCCGGCTTTGCGGCGTTGGATCAATATTGGCCAATCTGAAGAGCAGTGGGAAAACGTTTTGGACGCCTCGCAACAGGCGCTCGCGATCCAGCCCTTGCTGCCCGAATTTCATCTCGCATCCGCCGTCGCCGCCGAAAAGCTCGATCGCCACGAATTGGCGGTGGAAGCTTTGTCGGCGCTGCTCGCATTGGATCCGGTGGACCCTGCGGCGTTGCATTTCCGTTTGGCCAATGCCTACGACGAACAAAACGAGTCCTTCCCCGCGAAACACCATGCACTGATGGCATTGGAATTGGCCCCTCGCTACCGCGACGCTCACCGATTGCTCTGGAAACTGCACCACGCGGTCTCGGAAGAGAATCCGGCGGACGCGGAACAGAATGATGCCGAGAATGTGTCAGCCGTCGAAGAGGAGGAAGCTCTATGA
- a CDS encoding AAA family ATPase, whose protein sequence is MAVRVDVHELIQLLEITPPDQNIMLVGRHGIGKSQIIAEHFSSRGMRVVPFFLGQMSDPGDLIGLLHKDEKTGRSEFLPPFWWPSDEEPIVLFLDELNRARPEILQSVMELALNKTLAGKRLPQGSVIVSAVNEGDEYQLTDLDPALVSRFNLYQFAPTVDDWLLWADQHKVDDRVTGFVQQQPQYLDGEGISPSAEDANSMSGLVKTPDRRGWARVSSMLQGVETIQPVHVKLIAGVVGSPAAMAFRRSLASRLQVSPDQVLLQFTKHRKAIEKMALGELLMLNEQLLVHLVGDPYDDADRTKALKGMLSYLKLLRKRKLDEAVAHLVSMTDQPKYEPAMEFFAESMELTTLLTEYVDGIRIQ, encoded by the coding sequence TTGGCTGTTCGAGTTGATGTTCACGAGTTGATTCAGTTACTCGAAATCACTCCGCCCGATCAAAACATCATGTTGGTGGGAAGGCACGGAATCGGGAAATCGCAGATCATCGCCGAACACTTTTCCTCTCGCGGAATGCGTGTGGTGCCATTTTTCTTGGGGCAGATGAGTGATCCGGGCGATCTGATCGGATTGCTGCACAAGGACGAGAAGACTGGTCGAAGCGAGTTTCTTCCGCCATTTTGGTGGCCATCGGACGAGGAGCCGATCGTGCTTTTCTTGGACGAGCTCAATCGGGCTCGTCCAGAAATACTGCAATCGGTGATGGAGCTCGCATTGAACAAGACACTTGCGGGAAAGCGATTGCCCCAAGGCAGTGTGATCGTCTCGGCGGTCAACGAAGGCGATGAATATCAGCTGACCGATCTCGACCCCGCTCTCGTTTCACGATTCAACCTGTATCAGTTCGCTCCCACCGTCGACGATTGGTTGCTTTGGGCTGATCAGCACAAGGTGGACGATCGAGTCACCGGATTTGTGCAGCAGCAGCCTCAGTACCTCGACGGCGAAGGAATCTCGCCCTCGGCGGAAGACGCGAATTCAATGTCAGGGTTGGTCAAAACACCCGACCGCCGCGGATGGGCTCGCGTGTCGAGTATGCTTCAAGGCGTCGAAACGATCCAACCGGTGCACGTCAAGTTGATCGCCGGCGTGGTGGGTTCGCCCGCGGCGATGGCGTTTCGCAGAAGCCTTGCATCGCGATTGCAGGTGTCGCCCGATCAAGTGTTGCTGCAATTCACAAAGCATCGCAAAGCGATTGAGAAGATGGCGTTGGGCGAACTGCTGATGTTGAACGAACAGTTGCTCGTTCACTTGGTCGGTGACCCATACGACGATGCCGATCGAACGAAAGCTCTCAAAGGGATGCTGAGCTATTTGAAGCTGCTTCGCAAACGAAAGCTGGATGAAGCGGTCGCTCACTTGGTTTCCATGACGGATCAGCCGAAGTACGAACCGGCGATGGAGTTCTTTGCGGAGTCAATGGAGCTGACAACCTTGCTGACCGAATACGTCGACGGGATCCGAATTCAGTGA
- a CDS encoding DUF58 domain-containing protein, protein MSWFQRQSRSSVKATNGSTGTLQGNSSKSSRAAASPAGGNGKTAASMDPHALMRIKNLQLRSKLVVEGFFGGLHRSPLHGASVEFSEYRAYSPGDDPRGLDWKLFARTDRYYIKKFEDETNRRCYLLVDQSQSMGYGSLEYTKMEYARTLAATLAYFLTLQRDHVGLMTFDDTIADVVPARSRVGHLRQILACLARPTSGSGTDVNGPISQIAAITRRRGLVVLISDMLSPTEDLQRSLALLRSRQHEVIVLRILDPNEVNLSVDESKVLVDMETGRKIQVDPDATRKAYQAAFQEHAETIESICNAVGAAIYTSTTDRPLQEALSDFVSAHQRRAVGASRSGMLSSGGTFG, encoded by the coding sequence TTGAGCTGGTTCCAACGTCAATCTCGCTCGTCGGTCAAAGCCACCAACGGCAGCACGGGTACACTCCAGGGCAACTCCTCGAAGTCGTCGCGGGCTGCCGCTTCGCCGGCGGGTGGCAACGGTAAAACGGCCGCCTCGATGGACCCGCATGCTCTGATGCGGATCAAGAATCTGCAACTGCGATCCAAACTTGTCGTGGAAGGTTTCTTTGGCGGACTGCACCGAAGCCCTCTTCACGGGGCCTCCGTCGAGTTCAGCGAATACCGAGCCTACTCGCCCGGCGACGATCCACGGGGACTGGATTGGAAATTGTTCGCTCGCACAGATCGCTATTACATCAAGAAGTTCGAGGACGAAACCAACCGTCGCTGCTACTTGTTAGTCGACCAAAGTCAGTCGATGGGTTACGGGTCACTCGAATACACCAAGATGGAATACGCGAGAACGCTGGCCGCGACGCTCGCCTACTTCCTCACTCTGCAACGTGACCATGTTGGACTGATGACGTTCGACGATACAATCGCCGACGTCGTCCCGGCGCGCAGCCGAGTCGGCCACCTGCGTCAAATCCTTGCCTGCTTGGCTCGTCCAACGTCGGGATCTGGAACGGATGTCAACGGACCGATCTCTCAAATTGCCGCGATCACCCGTCGCCGAGGTTTGGTGGTGCTGATCAGCGACATGCTCTCGCCGACCGAAGACCTGCAACGGTCTCTCGCACTGCTGCGTTCGCGACAACATGAAGTGATCGTGTTGAGAATCCTGGATCCTAACGAAGTGAATCTTTCGGTGGACGAATCCAAGGTCTTGGTGGACATGGAAACGGGACGCAAAATCCAAGTCGATCCCGATGCGACTCGCAAAGCCTATCAGGCCGCCTTCCAAGAACACGCCGAGACGATTGAATCGATTTGCAACGCCGTAGGAGCCGCGATTTACACCAGCACGACCGATCGCCCTCTGCAGGAAGCATTGTCTGATTTCGTCTCCGCTCATCAACGTCGTGCGGTGGGTGCCAGTCGATCGGGCATGCTGAGTTCAGGAGGAACCTTCGGATGA